In a single window of the Callithrix jacchus isolate 240 chromosome 1, calJac240_pri, whole genome shotgun sequence genome:
- the ZNF462 gene encoding zinc finger protein 462 isoform X6: MEVLQCDGCDFRAPSYEDLKAHIQDVHTAFLQPTDVAEDNANEPRSGSMNASNQTEVEFSSIKDEFAIAEDLSGQNATALGTGSYYSHSPGYYGQHIAANPKPTNKFFQCKFCVRYFRSKNLLIEHTRKVHGAQAEGSSAGPPIPGSLNYNIMMHEGFGKVFSCQFCTYKSPRRARIIKHQKMYHKNNLKETSAIPPAPAPMPDPVVPPVSLQDPCKELPAEVVERSILESMVKPLTKSRGNFCCEWCSYQTPRRERWCDHMMKKHRSMVKILSSLRQQQEGTNLPDVPNKNCPSPTSNSTYLTMNAASREIPNTTVSNFRGSIGNSIMRPNSSSASKYSPMSYPQMKPKSPHNSGLVNLAERSRYGMTDMTNSSADLETNSLLNDSSSDEELNEIDSENGLNAMDHQTSGLSAEQLMGSDGNKLLETKGIPFRRFMNRFQCPFCPFLTMHRRSISRHIENIHLSGKTAVYKCDECPFTCKSSLKLGAHKQCHTGTSDWDAVNSQSESISSSLNEGMVSYESSSINGRKSGVMLDPLQQQQPPQPPPPLPPPPPSQPQPLQQPQPTQLQPPHQVPPPPQTQPPPTQQPQPPTQAAPLHPYKCTMCNYSTTTLKGLRVHQQHKHSFCDNLPKFEGQPSSLPLENETDSHPSSSNTVKKSQTSILGLSSKNNFVAKASRKLANDFPLDLSPVKKRTRIDEIASNLQSKINQTKQQEDAVINVEDDEEEEEDNEVEIEVELDREEEPTEPIIEVPTSFSAQQIWARDTSESQKEPNFRSITHDYNATNGAEIELTLSEDEEDYYGSSTNMKDHQISNTALLNTQTPIYGTEHNNENTDFGDSGRLYYCKHCDFNNKSARSVSTHYQRMHPYIKFSFRYILDPNDHSAVYRCLECYIDYTNFEDLQQHYGEHHPEAMNVLNFDHSDLIYRCRFCSYTSPNVRSLMPHYQRMHPTVKINNAMIFSSYVVEQQEGLNTESQTLREILNSAPKNMATSTPVARGGGLPATFNKNTPSKTFSPECENQKDPLVNTVVVYDCDVCSFASPNMHSVLVHYQKKHPEEKASYFRIQKTMRMVSVDRGSALSQLSFEVGAPMSPKMSNMGSPPPPQPPPPDLSTELYYCKHCSYSNRSVVGVLVHYQKRHPEIKVTAKYIRQAPPTAAMMRGVEGPQGSPRPPAPMQQLNRSSSERDGPPVENEMFFCQHCDYGNRTVKGVLIHYQKKHRDFKANADVIRQHTATIRSLCDRNQKKPASCMLVSPSNLERDKTKLRALKCRQCSYTSPYFYALRKHIKKDHPALKATVTSIMRWAFLDGLIEAGYHCEWCIYSHTEPSGLLLHYQRRHPEHYVDYTYMATKLWAGPDPSPPSLAMPAEAKTYRCRDCVFEAVSIWDITNHYQAFHPWAMNGDESVLLDIIKEKDAVEKPILSSEELAGPVNCENSIPTPLPEQEAECPEDARLSPEKSLQLASANPAISSTPYQCTVCQSEYNNLHGLLTHYGKKHPGMKVKAADFAQDIDINPGAVYKCRHCPYINTRIHGVLTHYQKRHPSIKVTAEDFVHDVEQSADISQNDVEETSRIFKQGYGAYRCKLCPYTHGTLEKLKIHYEKYHNQPEFDVFSQSPPKLPVPLEPEMTTEVSPSQVSITEEEVGEEPVSTSHFSASHLVSHTVFRCQLCKYFCSTRKGIARHYRIKHNNVRAQPEGKNNLFKCALCAYTNPIRKGLAAHYQKRHDIDAYYTHCLAASRTISDKPNKVIIPSPPKDDSPQLSEELRRAVEKKKCSLCSFQSFSKKGIVSHYMKRHPGVFPKKQHASKLGGYFTAVYADEHEKPTLMEEEERGSFEKAEVEGEAQEIEWLPFRCIKCFKLSFSTAELLCMHYTDHHSRDLKRDFIILGNGPRLQNSTYQCKHCDSKLQSTAELTSHLNIHNEEFQKRAKRQERRKQLLSKQKYADGAFADFKQERPFGHLEEVPKIKERKVVGYKCKFCVEVHPTLRAICNHLRKHVQYGNVPAVSAAVKQEADDPAHLFLDGLEAAKDASGALVGRVDGEHCLLDGMLEDETRPGGYHCSQCDRVLMSMQGLRSHERSHLALAMFTREDKYSCQYCSFVSAFRHNLDRHMQTHHGHHKPFRCKLCSFKSSYNSRLKTHILKAHAGEHAYKCSWCSFSTMTISQLKEHSLKVHGKALTLPRPRIVSLLSSHSHHSSQKPTPAEEVEDSNGSHSTVHSKPSIVTDSLKSVGIVPPVKS; this comes from the exons ATGGAGGTGCTTCAGTGTGATGGCTGTGATTTCAGAGCCCCGTCTTATGAAGATCTCAAGGCACACATTCAGGATGTCCACACAGCATTTCTGCAGCCAACTGATGTTGCTGAGGACAATGCGAATGAGCCACGATCCGGGTCCATGAATGCCAGTAATCAAACAGAGGTGGAGTTTTCTTCTATAAAGGATGAATTTGCCATTGCAGAAGATTTATCAG GTCAAAATGCAACTGCATTGGGGACCGGAAGTTACTATAGTCACAGTCCAGGATATTATGGTCAGCATATTGCTGCTAATCCCAAACCAACAAACAAGTTTTTTCAATGCAAGTTCTGTGTACGCTACTTCAGGTCAAAAAACCTCCTCATAGAACACACTAGAAAGGTCCATGGAGCTCAAGCTGAAGGGAGTTCGGCAGGACCCCCCATCCCAGGATCCTTAAATTATAACATCATGATGCACGAGGGTTTTGGAAAGGTCTTCTCTTGCCAGTTTTGCACATACAAGTCACCAAGAAGGGCAAGAATAATTAAGCATCAGAAGATGTATCACAAAAACAATTTGAAGGAGACCTCTGCTATCCCACCTGCTCCTGCTCCAATGCCAGACCCTGTGGTTCCGCCCGTATCCCTGCAGGACCCCTGCAAGGAACTGCCAGCAGAAGTTGTGGAGCGCAGCATCTTAGAGTCTATGGTCAAGCCTTTGACCAAATCTCGAGGCAACTTTTGTTGTGAGTGGTGCAGCTACCAGACCCCCCGCCGAGAACGCTGGTGTGACCACATGATGAAGAAACACCGCAGTATGGTCAAGATCCTTTCCAGTCTCAGACAGCAACAAGAAGGGACTAATCTACCTGATGTGCCGAACAAGAATTGCCCCAGCCCCACTTCCAACTCTACCTATCTGACCATGAATGCTGCCAGCCGGGAGATACCCAATACTACCGTCTCCAACTTCAGGGGCTCCATAGGCAACTCCATCATGAGACCCAATTCTTCTTCAGCTTCCAAGTATTCGCCCATGTCTTACCCTCAGATGAAGCCGAAGTCACCTCACAATTCTGGTCTAGTTAACTTGGCAGAGAGATCCCGTTATGGAATGACTGATATGACCAATTCTTCTGCTGACCTGGAAACTAACAGCCTGCTAAATGACTCTAGTTCTGATGAAGAGTTAAATGAAATAGACAGTGAGAATGGTTTAAATGCTATGGATCACCAGACATCAGGCCTGTCTGCAGAGCAGCTGATGGGCTCAGATGGCAACAAATTATTGGAGACCAAGGGGATTCCATTTAGAAGATTCATGAATAGGTTCCAGTGCCCCTTTTGTCCTTTCCTCACCATGCATCGACGTAGCATCTCCCGTCACATAGAAAACATCCACTTATCTGGAAAGACAGCTGTCTACAAATGTGACGAATGTCCGTTTACTTGCAAGAGCTCACTGAAACTTGGGGCTCACAAACAGTGTCACACGGGTACATCAGATTGGGATGCTGTGAATTCCCAGAGTGAAAGCATTTCTTCCTCATTGAATGAAGGTATGGTGTCTTACGAGAGCTCAAGCATCAATGGTAGAAAGTCAGGAGTCATGTTGGATCCCTTGCAGCAACAACagccaccacaaccaccaccgccactgccaccaccaccaccatcacagcCACAACCACTGCAGCAGCCACAGCCTACACAGCTGCAGCCACCACATCAGGTGCCACCCCCGCCACAAACACAGCCACCACCAACGCAGCAGCCACAGCCACCCACACAAGCCGCACCTCTGCACCCTTACAAATGCACCATGTGTAATTACTCCACAACGACTCTGAAAGGGCTAAGAGTCCATCAGCAGCATAAACATTCATTCTGTGACAACTTGCCAAAATTCGAGGGGCAGCCCTCGAGCCTACCATTGGAAAATGAGACAGATAGCCACCCCTCTTCCAGCAACACTGTGAAGAAAAGTCAGACCTCAATTCTTGGGTTGTCCTCCAAGAACAATTTTGTAGCTAAGGCCTCTAGGAAGCTCGCCAATGACTTTCCTCTAGATTTGTCGCCCGTGAAGAAGAGAACCAGGATTGATGAGATAGCAAGCAACCTTCAGAGCAAAATTAACCAAACCAAACAGCAGGAAGATGCAGTGATCAATGTTGAGGatgatgaagaggaagaggaagacaacGAAGTGGAGATAGAGGTTGAGTTGGACAGGGAGGAAGAGCCGACAGAACCCATCATAGAGGTTCCCACTTCCTTTTCTGCCCAACAGATATGGGCAAGAGATACCAGTGAGTCCCAGAAGGAACCCAACTTCAGAAGCATCACTCACGATTACAACGCAACCAATGGGGCTGAGATTGAGCTCACCCTTTCTGAAGATGAAGAGGATTATTACGGCTCCTCAACAAACATGAAAGATCACCAAATTTCCAATACTGCTCTGCTGAATACCCAAACTCCCATCTATGGGACTGAGCACAATAATGAAAACACAGACTTTGGTGACTCTGGAAggctttactattgtaaacactgTGACTTTAACAACAAATCTGCCCGGAGTGTTAGCACCCACTACCAACGAATGCATCCATATATTAAATTCAGCTTTAGGTACATCTTGGACCCCAATGATCACAGTGCGGTGTACAGGTGCCTGGAATGCTACATCGATTACACCAACTTTGAAGACCTCCAGCAGCATTATGGCGAACACCACCCAGAAGCCATGAATGTACTCAACTTTGATCACTCAGACCTGATCTACCGGTGTCGGTTTTGTTCATACACAAGCCCGAATGTTAGAAGCCTGATGCCGCATTACCAAAGAATGCATCCCACGGTGAAGATCAACAACGCGATGATATTTTCCAGCTATGTCGTGGAGCAGCAGGAAGGGCTGAATACGGAATCCCAGACCCTGAGGGAGATTCTGAATTCAGCTCCCAAGAACATGGCGACTTCCACGCCCGTGGCTCGTGGTGGTGGTTTGCCAGCTACGTTCAACAAAAACACTCCCTCCAAGACCTTTAGTCCTGAATGTGAAAATCAGAAGGACCCTTTGGTCAACACTGTTGTTGTTTATGATTGTGATGTTTGTTCATTTGCAAGCCCCAACATGCATTCTGTCTTGGTTCATTATCAGAAGAAACACCCCGAAGAAAAGGCTTCCTACTTTAGGATCCAGAAAACTATGCGAATGGTGTCTGTGGACAGGGGCTCTGCCCTTTCTCAATTATCATTTGAGGTGGGTGCTCCAATGTCTCCCAAAATGTCCAACATGGgttccccaccccccccacaaCCCCCGCCACCAGACCTCAGTACTGAGCTTTACTACTGCAAACACTGTTCCTACAGCAATCGGTCAGTTGTGGGAGTGCTTGTCCACTACCAGAAAAGACACCCAGAAATAAAGGTTACTGCCAAATATATCAGACAGGCTCCTCCCACAGCTGCAATGATGAGAGGGGTCGAAGGGCCCCAAGGCTCCCCCCGGCCACCCGCCCCCATGCAACAGCTGAACCGAAGCAGCTCTGAGAGAGATGGCCCCCCTGTGGAGAATGAGATGTTCTTTTGCCAGCACTGTGATTACGGGAACCGGACGGTCAAAGGGGTACTCATTCATTATCAGAAGAAGCACCGAGACTTCAAGGCCAATGCAGATGTGATCCGGCAGCATACGGCCACCATCCGAAGCCTCTGTGACCGAAACCAGAAGAAGCCTGCCAGCTGCATGCTTGTCTCCCCCTCTAACCTGGAGCGGGACAAAACGAAACTCCGAGCACTCAAATGTAGGCAGTGCTCATATACCTCCCCCTACTTCTATGCACTGAGGAAGCATATCAAGAAAGACCACCCTGCCCTGAAAGCCACAGTCACGTCCATCATGCGATGGGCATTTCTAGACGGCTTGATAGAAGCTGGCTACCACTGTGAGTGGTGCATCTACTCCCATACGGAGCCCAGTGGTTTGCTCCTGCATTACCAACGGAGGCATCCGGAGCACTATGTTGATTACACCTACATGGCTACTAAACTCTGGGCTGGGCCAGACCCATCCCCTCCCTCTCTCGCAATGCCAGCCGAAGCCAAAACCTACAGATGCAGGGACTGTGTTTTTGAAGCTGTCTCCATCTGGGACATCACCAATCACTACCAAGCATTCCATCCCTGGGCCATGAATGGTGATGAGTCAGTGCTGCTGGACATCATCAAGGAGAAAGATGCTGTGGAGAAGCCCATTCTTTCATCCGAAGAGTTGGCAGGTCCTGTGAATTGTGAAAACAGTATACCCACCCCTCTCCCAGAGCAGGAAGCTGAATGTCCAGAGGATGCAAGACTTTCCCCAGAGAAAAGCTTGCAACTAGCTTCAGCCAACCCCGCCATATCTTCCACCCCATACCAGTGCACGGTATGCCAATCTGAGTATAACAACTTGCACGGTCTTCTCACCCACTATGGGAAGAAGCATCCCGGCATGAAAGTGAAGGCTGCTGACTTTGCCCAGGACATTGACATCAACCCAGGTGCCGTCTACAAATGCAGGCACTGCCCATACATCAACACCCGCATCCATGGCGTCCTGACCCACTACCAGAAGCGACACCCGTCCATCAAGGTGACTGCCGAGGACTTTGTACACGACGTAGAGCAGTCTGCTGACATATCCCAGAACGACGTGGAGGAGACCAGCAGGATCTTCAAGCAAGGGTATGGCGCCTACCGGTGCAAACTGTGTCCGTACACTCACGGCACTTTGGAGAAACTCAAAATCCACTACGAGAAGTACCACAATCAGCCTGAATTTGATGTCTTTTCCCAGTCGCCCCCGAAGCTGCCAGTTCCCCTCGAGCCCGAGATGACCACTGAAGTGAGCCCCTCCCAAGTCTCCATCActgaggaggaggtgggagaggagccCGTGTCCACTTCTCACTTCTCTGCCTCCCACTTGGTCTCCCACACTGTGTTCCGGTGCCAGCTCTGCAAGTACTTCTGCTCCACGAGGAAGGGGATTGCCAGGCACTACCGCATCAAGCACAATAATGTCCGAGCCCAGCCAGAAGGCAAGAACAACCTCTTCAAGTGCGCCCTGTGTGCCTACACCAACCCCATCCGCAAAGGTCTGGCAGCCCACTACCAGAAGCGCCATGACATCGATGCGTATTACACCCACTGCCTGGCAGCCTCCAGGACCATCAGTGACAAACCCAACAAGGTGATCATCCCATCTCCGCCCAAGGATGACTCCCCTCAGCTGAGCGAGGAACTTCGGCGGGCAGTGGAGAAGAAAAAGTGCTCCCTGTGTTCTTTCCAGTCGTTCAGCAAGAAGGGCATCGTGTCCCATTACATGAAGCGCCACCCAGGGGTGTTCCCAAAGAAGCAGCATGCCAGCAAGTTGGGGGGCTACTTCACGGCCGTCTATGCAGATGAGCATGAGAAGCCCACACTGatggaagaagaggagagaggcagCTTTGAGAAAGCCGAAGTGGAGGGTGAAGCTCAGGAAATCGAGTGGCTTCCTTTCCGTTGCATCAAATGCTTCAAGCTGTCCTTTAGCACTGCAGAGCTGCTGTGCATGCATTACACTGACCACCACAGTCGGGACCTAAAGAGGGACTTCATCATTCTGGGCAACGGCCCCCGCTTGCAGAACTCCACCTACCAGTGTAAGCACTGTGATAGCAAACTGCAAAGCACAGCCGAGCTGACCTCACACTTGAACATTCACAATGAGGAATTCCAGAAGCGTGCCAAACGTCAGGAGAGGAGGAAACAGCTTTTGAGCAAGCAGAAATATGCAGATGGTGCTTTTGCAGATTTCAAACAAGAGAGG CCTTTTGGTCACTTAGAAGAGGTGCCAAAGATCAAGGAGAGGAAAGTGGTGGGCTACAAATGTAAATTCTGTGTGGAAGTGCACCCAACGCTCCGAGCCATCTGCAATCACCTCCGAAAGCACGTCCAGTATGGCAATGTCCCAGCTGTGTCAGCTGCTGTGAAG CAGGAGGCGGATGACCCTGCCCACTTGTTCCTGGATGGATTGGAAGCAGCCAAAGACGCCAGTGGCGCCCTGGTGGGCCGGGTGGATGGTGAACACTGCTTGCTTGATGGAATGTTGGAGGATGAAACCCGGCCGGGGGGATACCATTGCAGTCAATGTGACAGAGTCCTGATGTCCATGCAGGGGCTGCGTTCTCATGAGAGGAGCCACCTGGCCCTGGCCATGTTTACCCGCGAGGACAAGTACAGCTGCCAGTATTGCTcctttgtttctgctttcagGCACAA TTTGGATCGCCATATGCAAACCCACCACGGACACCATAAACCATTCCGATGCAAACTCTGCTCCTTCAAGTCCTCCTATAACAGCCGGCTGAAAACACATATACTCAAAGCTCATGCTG